In the Deinococcus reticulitermitis genome, one interval contains:
- a CDS encoding type II secretion system protein translates to MTPRLSRQGGFTLLELLITILVIGLLAAILVPNLLGAQKRANDTQATVCASALGRAAAIYRVDHPDSAATPAAAQLYGEAEVDEFYGTQACTALPEGSVITGDATSDGNYRFTVKHALGINTFIMTPVGGQTVR, encoded by the coding sequence GTGACACCCCGGCTTTCCCGGCAGGGGGGATTTACCCTGCTTGAGCTGCTGATCACGATCCTGGTGATCGGGCTGCTGGCTGCCATCCTGGTTCCCAATCTCCTCGGCGCCCAGAAACGGGCCAACGACACCCAGGCCACGGTCTGCGCCAGTGCGCTGGGCCGGGCCGCCGCGATCTACCGCGTCGATCATCCCGACTCGGCGGCCACACCGGCCGCGGCGCAGCTGTACGGAGAGGCCGAGGTGGACGAGTTCTACGGCACGCAGGCCTGCACCGCTCTGCCCGAAGGCAGCGTGATCACCGGAGACGCGACCTCCGACGGAAACTACAGATTCACCGTCAAGCACGCGCTGGGAATCAACACCTTCATCATGACGCCGGTTGGAGGGCAGACCGTTCGCTGA
- a CDS encoding O-antigen ligase family protein — protein sequence MTPTSSSSALPRLLLLGLFGLPLVINPVISISFDDVYLAPKLWWIYGVILPAALLLLWQGRAELVRGRKLLLVLGGFFGLLLLSTLVSGAGWRGWWGPDDRADGLLMHLVYGTLLLAGWVWGRSSSDAPATFGSAVLIGGSLLALTNIAQQLGVLGVPGDGGFSGVVATPYGGTLGHRGYLGGALALLLPVAVTAVRREQVWTWGAVTLMGWAWTGSFSRGPWLAGAVGLIWLALWMRGRVPWRAWGAVVVGIALCAVTTQAQGGGRLFAWFGGDPASVSQGIADSSGRAALWNSALLGIEERPLLGSGTLSLWQYMNARPALEVLGEWGVREVAQVRRLNEAEADPPSFAVTHTDGKRELVVLGINKVHNEYLDYALVYGLPAALLFTALLVWGIGAARGWAPGLSAGLVAYAAYLLTWPEVVRFAPIAWFMLGMTFASGVHQALRTTARPGANSGTRHAAELEVTSSP from the coding sequence TTGACGCCGACTTCCTCCTCTTCCGCTCTGCCCCGGCTGCTGCTGCTGGGGCTCTTCGGCCTGCCGCTGGTCATCAATCCCGTGATCAGCATTTCCTTCGACGACGTGTATCTGGCGCCCAAGCTCTGGTGGATCTACGGGGTCATTCTGCCTGCCGCCCTGCTGCTGCTCTGGCAGGGCCGGGCGGAACTGGTCCGGGGGCGAAAGCTCCTGCTGGTGCTGGGGGGCTTTTTCGGACTGCTGCTGCTCTCGACCCTGGTCAGCGGCGCGGGCTGGCGCGGGTGGTGGGGGCCGGACGACCGCGCCGACGGCCTGCTGATGCATCTGGTGTACGGCACGCTGCTGCTCGCCGGATGGGTGTGGGGCCGCTCGTCCTCTGACGCCCCGGCCACATTCGGCTCAGCAGTCCTCATCGGCGGAAGTCTGCTCGCCCTGACCAACATTGCCCAGCAACTCGGCGTGCTGGGGGTGCCGGGCGACGGCGGCTTCTCGGGCGTGGTCGCGACACCCTACGGGGGCACGCTGGGACACCGGGGCTACCTGGGCGGGGCCCTGGCGCTGCTGCTGCCGGTGGCGGTCACGGCCGTCCGGCGCGAACAGGTCTGGACCTGGGGGGCCGTCACCCTGATGGGCTGGGCCTGGACCGGATCGTTTTCGCGCGGCCCCTGGCTGGCGGGCGCGGTCGGCCTGATCTGGCTGGCCCTCTGGATGCGCGGGCGGGTGCCCTGGCGGGCCTGGGGAGCCGTGGTGGTCGGCATCGCCCTGTGCGCGGTCACCACGCAGGCGCAGGGTGGAGGCCGCCTCTTTGCCTGGTTCGGTGGGGATCCGGCTTCGGTGTCGCAGGGCATCGCCGACAGCAGCGGCCGCGCCGCCCTGTGGAACTCCGCGCTGCTCGGCATTGAGGAGCGCCCCCTCCTGGGTTCCGGCACGCTCTCACTGTGGCAGTACATGAATGCGCGGCCCGCGCTGGAGGTCCTAGGCGAGTGGGGGGTCCGGGAGGTCGCGCAGGTCCGGCGCCTCAACGAGGCTGAGGCGGACCCGCCCAGCTTTGCCGTGACCCATACGGACGGCAAGCGGGAGCTGGTGGTGCTGGGAATCAACAAAGTGCACAACGAATACCTGGATTACGCCCTGGTTTACGGCCTTCCAGCAGCCCTGCTGTTTACCGCGCTGCTGGTCTGGGGAATCGGGGCAGCGCGCGGCTGGGCCCCCGGGCTTTCCGCTGGGCTGGTCGCCTACGCGGCCTATCTCCTGACCTGGCCCGAAGTCGTCCGCTTCGCGCCCATCGCCTGGTTCATGCTGGGGATGACCTTCGCTTCCGGAGTGCATCAGGCGCTCAGGACGACGGCGCGTCCGGGGGCCAACTCGGGCACCAGACACGCCGCTGAATTGGAGGTGACTTCTTCCCCGTGA
- a CDS encoding prepilin-type N-terminal cleavage/methylation domain-containing protein produces the protein MKNGTQGFTLIELLIVIAIIGILAAVLIPNLLGAQKRAYDTAAMSCANGLAKAIATYRVDNPGVVAIPEGKASFYATPTLQDEYGTSACDSTKMDITTAEAANGIYSWTVKHKQGKNTYTLTQAGIKSGS, from the coding sequence ATGAAAAACGGAACCCAAGGCTTCACCCTGATCGAGCTGCTGATCGTCATCGCCATCATCGGGATTCTGGCCGCCGTGCTGATCCCCAACCTGCTGGGTGCCCAGAAGCGCGCCTACGACACCGCCGCCATGAGCTGCGCCAACGGCCTCGCCAAGGCGATTGCCACCTACCGCGTGGACAACCCCGGCGTCGTGGCGATTCCGGAAGGCAAGGCCTCGTTCTACGCTACCCCTACCCTTCAGGATGAATACGGCACCAGCGCCTGTGACTCCACCAAGATGGACATCACCACTGCGGAAGCCGCTAACGGCATCTACTCCTGGACCGTCAAGCATAAGCAGGGCAAGAACACCTACACCCTGACCCAGGCGGGCATCAAGAGCGGCAGCTAA